One Dokdonia sp. Dokd-P16 genomic window carries:
- the trkA gene encoding Trk system potassium transporter TrkA, whose protein sequence is MKIIIAGAGEVGFHLAKLLSYESQDITLIDTDKESLSYADTHLDIRTIKGDATSISILQDSRVDGVDLLIAVTASETTNITVCVLAKQLGAKRTIARISNTEFIDNKELAGFQKFGIDELISPESLAASEIELLLNQSGFSDSFEFDNGALTMVGTTLSRTASFVGKSVKEAAKIFPKLHFMPIAIQREGTQYTLIPRGDTIFKEGDHIYFVTVKGGVEEIYKLTGKVRQHIKNVMILGGSNIGSKTAKDLCSNRFNVKLVEKNRDKAIDLADLLPKALIINGDGRNVELLDEENIHDMDAFISVTGDSETNIMSCLVAKSKGVQKTIALVENMDYFQLSQSIGIDTLINKKLLAANNIFRYIRKGEVVAMTKLNNMNAELLEFIVKNSSEVQGKRIKDIDFPRSATIAGVVRNDQGLIALGDFRIEVGDRVVVCCLPRSIKKVEEMFI, encoded by the coding sequence ATGAAAATAATCATTGCAGGAGCAGGAGAAGTAGGCTTTCACTTAGCTAAATTACTCTCTTACGAATCTCAAGATATTACGTTAATTGATACCGATAAAGAAAGTCTTTCTTATGCAGATACCCATCTGGATATTAGGACAATAAAGGGTGATGCGACCTCCATATCGATATTGCAAGATTCTCGCGTAGATGGTGTAGATCTTCTTATTGCGGTAACTGCGAGTGAAACGACTAATATCACGGTATGTGTACTAGCCAAACAGCTAGGTGCAAAGCGTACGATAGCGCGTATTTCTAATACGGAGTTTATAGATAATAAAGAATTAGCCGGTTTTCAAAAGTTTGGTATCGATGAGTTGATATCACCAGAAAGTCTTGCAGCTAGTGAAATTGAGTTACTGCTCAATCAAAGTGGTTTTTCTGATAGTTTTGAGTTTGATAACGGCGCACTTACTATGGTAGGTACTACCTTATCACGCACAGCTTCTTTTGTAGGTAAAAGCGTTAAGGAAGCAGCTAAGATTTTTCCAAAATTACATTTTATGCCTATCGCAATACAGCGAGAAGGTACGCAGTATACACTCATTCCTCGTGGAGATACCATCTTTAAGGAAGGAGATCATATTTACTTTGTAACAGTAAAAGGAGGAGTAGAAGAGATATATAAACTTACAGGTAAAGTAAGACAGCATATAAAGAATGTCATGATCTTAGGTGGTAGTAACATCGGGTCAAAAACTGCCAAAGATCTCTGTAGTAACAGATTTAATGTCAAACTCGTTGAGAAAAATCGCGATAAGGCAATAGATCTTGCAGATTTACTTCCCAAAGCATTAATTATAAATGGTGATGGACGTAATGTAGAGTTGCTAGATGAGGAAAATATACATGATATGGATGCATTTATCTCTGTAACAGGAGATAGTGAGACTAATATTATGTCGTGTCTAGTTGCTAAATCTAAAGGGGTGCAAAAAACAATTGCACTGGTAGAAAACATGGATTACTTCCAGCTCTCACAGAGTATCGGGATTGATACCTTGATTAATAAAAAATTACTAGCGGCAAATAACATTTTTAGATATATCCGTAAAGGGGAAGTAGTAGCGATGACTAAGCTCAACAATATGAATGCTGAGCTACTTGAGTTTATTGTAAAAAACTCATCTGAGGTGCAAGGAAAGCGTATAAAGGATATAGATTTTCCTCGATCTGCTACCATAGCAGGAGTCGTGCGTAATGACCAAGGTCTTATTGCTTTAGGAGATTTTAGAATAGAAGTAGGAGATCGTGTAGTGGTATGCTGTTTACCACGATCGATTAAGAAAGTAGAAGAAATGTTTATCTAG
- the ctlX gene encoding citrulline utilization hydrolase CtlX, with protein sequence MALRQITNTILMIRPIQFRMNEETAVNNYFQEELNLKNEEINKKAQQEFDDFVAKLRFVGVNVIVEDDDKEGNTPDSVFPNNWVSFHENGDVALYPMFAENRRRERREEVLIRLEKEGFDINNVIDYSEAEEEDFFLEGTGSILMDRQNERAYCALSARADEQLFIEFCEDFEYTPIVFTANQTVNGERLPIYHTNVMMCLAEEFCVICLDTIDDKKERKNVLKHLKATNKEIIAITEDQMHHFAGNMLQVLGADDKKYLVMSADAHQSLTSDQVKKIERHSKILSSDLGTIETCGGGSARCMMAEVFLPKK encoded by the coding sequence ATGGCATTACGACAAATTACCAATACCATCTTGATGATACGCCCTATCCAGTTTAGAATGAACGAGGAAACGGCAGTAAATAATTATTTTCAGGAAGAGCTTAATCTCAAAAATGAAGAGATTAATAAAAAAGCCCAACAGGAATTTGATGATTTTGTAGCGAAACTGAGATTTGTGGGGGTAAATGTTATTGTGGAAGATGATGACAAGGAGGGTAATACTCCAGACTCTGTATTCCCGAATAACTGGGTTTCTTTTCATGAAAATGGTGATGTTGCATTGTACCCAATGTTTGCCGAAAATAGAAGAAGAGAGCGCAGAGAAGAAGTGCTAATACGACTTGAGAAAGAAGGTTTTGACATTAACAATGTGATTGACTACTCTGAGGCAGAAGAGGAAGATTTTTTCTTAGAAGGTACAGGAAGTATCTTAATGGATCGCCAGAATGAGCGTGCATACTGCGCACTATCTGCAAGAGCAGATGAGCAGCTTTTTATAGAATTTTGTGAGGATTTTGAATATACACCTATTGTCTTTACGGCAAATCAAACTGTAAACGGAGAGCGTCTTCCTATTTATCATACTAATGTGATGATGTGCCTTGCAGAAGAGTTTTGTGTGATCTGTCTTGATACTATCGATGATAAGAAGGAACGTAAAAATGTGTTGAAGCATTTAAAGGCGACTAACAAGGAGATTATAGCAATCACAGAAGATCAAATGCATCACTTTGCAGGAAATATGCTGCAAGTATTAGGAGCAGATGATAAGAAGTATCTTGTGATGAGTGCAGATGCGCATCAAAGCCTTACTTCAGATCAGGTAAAGAAAATAGAAAGACACAGCAAGATTTTAAGTAGTGATCTAGGTACTATTGAAACTTGTGGAGGTGGTAGTGCTCGTTGCATGATGGCAGAAGTTTTTCTACCTAAAAAATAG
- a CDS encoding porin family protein codes for MRTYIAIIALVLSFSTVHGQWLSRARVQNDQNFDKKPISWGYYFGINSMDYNFDYQTDQEDIQVERSVGFNVGIVGDLRLSEFISIRTEPGLVYTQRNLMYAPDARFDSENDLLREVPSTYIYLPLALKFNTRRLNNVRPYVQLGVAAVTNLSSNEKNPDDNFAGQFRTTSSPFFYEMAIGVELYLYYFKFIPSLKGVFAMSDELVRDNSPNSPWTGNINKMQTRGVFLNFTFQ; via the coding sequence ATGCGTACATACATTGCTATAATAGCACTTGTTTTAAGCTTCTCAACGGTTCATGGTCAATGGCTCTCTAGAGCTCGAGTACAAAATGATCAAAATTTTGACAAAAAACCTATCTCTTGGGGTTACTACTTTGGTATCAACTCTATGGATTATAATTTTGACTACCAGACAGATCAAGAGGATATTCAAGTAGAACGTTCTGTAGGATTCAATGTGGGTATCGTAGGCGACCTTAGACTTTCTGAGTTTATAAGTATACGTACAGAGCCTGGACTTGTGTATACACAACGTAATTTAATGTATGCTCCAGATGCTCGTTTTGATAGTGAAAATGATTTACTAAGAGAAGTACCCTCTACCTACATATATTTACCACTTGCCTTAAAATTTAATACTAGAAGGCTTAATAATGTGCGTCCTTATGTTCAATTAGGCGTAGCTGCGGTAACAAACCTTTCTAGTAACGAGAAAAATCCAGATGATAACTTTGCTGGACAGTTCCGTACTACTTCAAGTCCTTTCTTTTATGAGATGGCTATAGGTGTAGAGCTTTACCTCTACTACTTTAAGTTTATCCCTAGCTTGAAAGGAGTATTTGCAATGTCTGATGAGCTAGTGAGAGATAACAGCCCAAACAGCCCATGGACCGGTAACATCAATAAAATGCAAACACGAGGAGTATTTTTAAACTTTACCTTCCAGTAA
- the ubiE gene encoding bifunctional demethylmenaquinone methyltransferase/2-methoxy-6-polyprenyl-1,4-benzoquinol methylase UbiE, whose amino-acid sequence MSKKVTPYKSSEQSKKDQVEQMFDNISGEYDGLNRVISFGIDVKWRKKVVQLVADTNPTSILDIATGTGDLIINMASTNASRLVGLDISEGMLSVGRKKIAAKKLDSRIEMMQADSENMPFEDSSFDAITVAFGVRNFETLEKGLAEILRVLKPGGIFVILETSVPTKTPFKQGYNFHSKVILPTVGKLFSKDKNAYGYLSESANAFPFGEKLNNILRKTGFKDVQHKPQTFGVATIYTATK is encoded by the coding sequence ATGTCTAAGAAAGTAACACCCTATAAGTCTTCTGAGCAATCAAAAAAAGATCAGGTCGAGCAGATGTTTGATAATATCTCTGGAGAATATGATGGACTTAATCGTGTCATCTCTTTTGGTATCGATGTAAAATGGCGTAAAAAGGTGGTGCAATTAGTTGCAGACACAAATCCGACGTCCATTCTTGACATTGCGACAGGTACCGGAGACCTCATCATTAATATGGCAAGCACAAATGCTAGCAGACTAGTGGGACTAGATATTTCTGAAGGGATGCTCTCTGTAGGTAGAAAAAAAATAGCAGCAAAAAAACTAGATAGCCGCATCGAGATGATGCAGGCAGACAGTGAGAATATGCCTTTTGAAGATAGTAGTTTTGATGCTATCACAGTCGCTTTTGGAGTGCGCAACTTTGAAACACTAGAAAAAGGCCTTGCCGAAATTTTACGAGTACTTAAACCAGGTGGCATCTTTGTTATCTTAGAAACATCTGTACCTACTAAAACACCATTTAAACAAGGATATAATTTCCACTCTAAAGTAATCTTACCTACCGTGGGCAAACTCTTTTCTAAAGATAAAAATGCTTACGGCTACCTAAGTGAAAGTGCAAATGCATTCCCTTTTGGAGAGAAGCTAAACAATATTTTGCGCAAAACTGGGTTTAAAGACGTGCAACACAAACCCCAAACCTTTGGAGTTGCAACAATTTATACTGCTACAAAATAA
- a CDS encoding BamA/TamA family outer membrane protein, which yields MKTTFTKISLILLVAVFLLSCDATKRVPDDGHLLTENTIYDGDKKVSESRLYNFLYQKPNTTLPGLGIPLRLYIYNLARPNIDSILDAQRAASKNKFTFWERVLSRKQVEAARNFKKSINTGIKKTGEAPAIVTDAITQKSAQRLNSYYVNNGYFNATVDYEIKKDSNQRASVDYKVNKRKAYFLDSITPIIASPVADSIYNVHKSASLLKAGDRYATGNINAETQRLTELFRNNGLYHFESEYIRLVGDTVNTNHKANLEYIIDNPTENINDSIYDVPFKVHNVSEVNIITDYSYANRDKPFNDSLVKDGFKIYAYDKINYRPKALTDIIPLKPGDIYKDRDRIQSLSRLSRLGTFKYPSIQYMEDPADSTRSDLIASIRLSPLEKYKLRADFDVSTSNIQDFGIAGFGSLLIRNIFRGAETLEISARGSLGASDDAANPDDSFFNISEIGADVRLTFPRIFFPVSTSALIPAEWQPNTRFNLGIGVQQNIGLDKQTVTAGLTYNWSPSWKRSFSVDLINAQYVRNLNPDNYFNIYRNSYEDLNTIARNNEGSINPGYFITDENGNRNLSIPTGAEQFINDVNRNQVDNLVQDDIDDIRAIGERQERLTEDNLILSLNISHTYDNRENLFDETFSRLRTRVELAGNALALAGGIANTEKNEDGNKSLFGVVYSQYVKTEVEYSRHWDLGGNNIIAARAFGGIAIPYGNSTSIPFIRSFFGGGSNDNRAWRAYDLGPGSSGSPNEFNEANMKLAFNLEYRFDLIGPIEGALFTDAGNIWNVFDNVEDPRSRFNNIASLKDLAVGSGFGLRWDFDFFALRFDVGFKSYNPALPEGDRWFKEYNFSNAVYNVGINYPF from the coding sequence TTGAAAACAACTTTTACAAAAATATCACTAATTCTGCTAGTGGCGGTGTTTCTATTAAGTTGTGACGCAACAAAGCGCGTACCAGATGATGGACATTTGCTTACCGAAAACACTATTTATGATGGTGACAAGAAAGTAAGTGAGAGCCGCCTTTATAATTTTCTTTATCAAAAACCCAACACTACACTACCTGGCTTAGGAATTCCGCTGCGACTTTATATTTATAATCTTGCGAGACCTAATATAGATTCTATACTCGATGCACAAAGAGCGGCGAGCAAAAATAAATTTACCTTCTGGGAACGCGTACTTTCTCGCAAGCAAGTAGAAGCTGCCCGCAACTTTAAAAAGAGCATCAATACAGGCATTAAAAAAACTGGTGAAGCTCCCGCTATTGTTACAGATGCAATCACTCAAAAATCTGCACAACGTCTCAATTCTTATTATGTAAACAATGGCTACTTTAATGCTACTGTAGATTATGAAATTAAAAAAGACAGCAACCAGCGCGCCAGCGTAGACTATAAGGTTAATAAACGTAAAGCCTATTTTTTAGATAGTATTACACCTATTATAGCTTCACCAGTTGCAGATTCCATCTATAATGTTCACAAAAGTGCTTCCTTACTTAAGGCTGGAGATCGATATGCGACTGGAAACATTAATGCCGAAACACAGCGTCTTACAGAACTCTTTAGAAACAATGGTTTGTACCATTTTGAGTCAGAATATATACGCCTCGTTGGGGATACCGTAAACACAAATCATAAAGCCAACTTAGAGTACATTATAGATAACCCTACGGAAAACATAAACGACTCGATTTATGACGTCCCGTTTAAAGTTCACAATGTTTCTGAAGTAAATATTATTACAGATTACAGCTATGCCAATAGAGACAAACCGTTTAATGACTCCTTAGTAAAAGATGGTTTTAAGATCTATGCTTATGACAAAATCAATTATAGGCCTAAGGCACTCACAGATATTATCCCTCTTAAACCAGGCGACATTTACAAGGATAGAGATCGTATTCAAAGTTTAAGCAGACTAAGTAGACTTGGCACTTTTAAATACCCAAGTATTCAATACATGGAAGACCCTGCAGATAGCACAAGGTCTGATCTTATAGCGAGTATAAGACTCTCCCCTCTTGAAAAATATAAATTGAGAGCAGACTTTGACGTGTCTACCTCAAACATTCAAGATTTTGGGATCGCTGGATTTGGGTCTTTATTAATACGTAATATCTTCAGAGGTGCAGAAACGCTAGAAATTTCTGCTCGTGGAAGCCTTGGAGCATCAGATGATGCGGCGAATCCAGACGATAGCTTCTTTAATATCTCAGAAATAGGTGCAGATGTACGACTCACGTTCCCACGTATATTTTTCCCGGTGAGCACAAGCGCACTCATTCCTGCCGAATGGCAACCTAACACTCGTTTTAATCTTGGTATAGGAGTACAACAAAATATAGGTCTCGATAAGCAAACCGTTACTGCAGGACTCACCTACAACTGGAGTCCATCGTGGAAACGCAGTTTTAGTGTAGATCTCATCAATGCTCAATATGTGCGCAACCTAAACCCAGACAACTATTTTAATATTTATAGAAATAGTTATGAAGACCTCAATACCATCGCACGAAATAATGAAGGAAGCATCAACCCTGGGTATTTTATAACCGATGAGAATGGCAATAGAAATCTCTCTATTCCCACAGGAGCAGAGCAATTTATAAATGACGTAAACCGCAACCAAGTAGACAATCTAGTTCAAGATGACATAGATGACATACGAGCGATAGGAGAACGCCAAGAGCGACTTACAGAAGATAATCTTATTTTATCATTAAATATCTCTCATACTTATGACAATAGAGAAAATCTATTTGATGAAACCTTTAGTAGACTTAGAACTCGTGTAGAACTTGCTGGTAATGCGCTAGCACTTGCTGGAGGAATAGCAAATACAGAGAAAAACGAGGATGGAAACAAAAGCCTTTTTGGCGTTGTATATTCTCAGTATGTAAAAACAGAAGTAGAATACTCTCGTCATTGGGATCTAGGAGGTAACAATATCATTGCAGCAAGAGCCTTTGGCGGTATTGCAATTCCTTATGGAAACTCTACAAGCATCCCTTTTATACGTAGTTTCTTTGGCGGAGGTTCTAATGACAACAGAGCGTGGAGAGCTTATGACCTAGGCCCAGGGAGCAGCGGTAGTCCTAATGAATTTAATGAAGCAAATATGAAACTTGCCTTCAACCTTGAATACCGTTTTGATTTAATAGGCCCTATAGAAGGCGCTCTATTTACAGACGCCGGAAATATCTGGAATGTATTTGATAATGTAGAAGACCCTAGATCGCGCTTTAATAATATCGCTAGTTTAAAAGATCTTGCGGTAGGCTCTGGTTTTGGACTCAGATGGGATTTCGACTTTTTCGCCCTTCGCTTTGACGTTGGCTTTAAATCTTACAACCCAGCACTTCCAGAAGGTGATCGCTGGTTTAAAGAGTACAACTTCTCAAATGCAGTGTATAACGTGGGGATTAACTATCCTTTCTAG
- a CDS encoding TrkH family potassium uptake protein, whose protein sequence is MPKLNYKIIFHLMGVLLLINGGFMLISALVSFITKDGVMLEVSAAALITALVGTLLMFITRGHEKELKKREGYIIVTFGWLFMSLSGMLPYLFSGTIPGVANAFFETISGYTTTGATILSEIETLPKSILFWRSMTHWIGGMGIIVLAIAILPLLGIGGMQLFAAEAPGPSADKLHPRITDTAKRLWLIYVSFTVIETILLKLAGMSFFDAINHALSTLSTGGFSTKNASVAYWNDNPLIQYIIIFFMLLAGTNFVLSYFAFKGKIQKILRDEEFRLYMAFVFGFGIIASLVIYFNVDLGISSIDHPMVWGKAEASVRHALFQVLAVITTTGFITADYTMWTPFLTVIFFGLMFLGGSAGSTSGGIKVVRHLLTIRNALVEFKRTLHPNAILPVRYNTKSVDRSIIFNILAFFILYMLSWIIGASVLASMGLDFRTALGGAASALGNVGPAFGGLGPVDNYGWLPLAGKWWMAFLMLIGRLELFTVLILLTPFFWRNR, encoded by the coding sequence ATGCCTAAACTTAATTACAAGATTATATTTCATTTAATGGGTGTGCTGCTGTTAATCAACGGTGGCTTTATGCTTATATCAGCGCTCGTAAGTTTTATAACGAAGGATGGTGTGATGCTAGAAGTATCTGCAGCGGCGTTAATTACGGCACTTGTGGGTACTTTACTCATGTTTATCACAAGAGGTCACGAAAAAGAACTCAAGAAACGTGAAGGGTATATTATTGTAACTTTTGGTTGGCTTTTTATGTCACTCAGCGGTATGCTACCTTATTTGTTTTCTGGTACTATCCCAGGAGTTGCAAATGCTTTTTTTGAAACGATAAGCGGTTATACAACTACTGGAGCCACAATTTTAAGTGAGATAGAAACATTACCTAAGAGTATTTTGTTCTGGCGTTCTATGACGCACTGGATAGGAGGAATGGGTATTATAGTACTTGCGATAGCAATACTTCCTTTACTGGGAATAGGAGGGATGCAACTCTTTGCAGCCGAAGCTCCAGGTCCTAGTGCAGATAAGTTGCACCCAAGAATTACAGACACTGCAAAACGTCTTTGGTTAATTTATGTGAGTTTTACTGTAATAGAAACCATCTTGCTCAAGCTAGCAGGCATGTCATTTTTTGACGCAATTAATCATGCGTTAAGTACGCTGTCTACAGGTGGATTTTCAACCAAAAATGCAAGTGTTGCATACTGGAATGACAACCCGCTTATACAGTATATAATTATCTTTTTTATGCTTCTTGCAGGTACAAACTTTGTACTTAGTTACTTTGCTTTTAAAGGGAAGATTCAGAAGATATTGAGAGATGAAGAGTTTCGTCTGTACATGGCCTTCGTATTTGGATTTGGGATCATTGCTTCCCTTGTGATTTACTTCAATGTAGATTTAGGAATATCAAGTATTGATCATCCTATGGTATGGGGTAAAGCAGAGGCATCTGTACGTCACGCTTTATTTCAAGTGCTGGCAGTAATTACTACTACTGGTTTTATTACCGCAGATTACACGATGTGGACGCCATTTCTTACTGTTATCTTTTTCGGGTTAATGTTTTTGGGAGGCTCTGCGGGATCTACTTCTGGAGGGATTAAAGTGGTGAGACATTTGCTTACGATACGTAATGCACTTGTAGAGTTTAAAAGAACCTTGCACCCTAACGCAATACTACCTGTACGTTATAACACAAAATCTGTAGATAGATCTATTATCTTTAATATACTCGCGTTCTTTATACTCTATATGCTATCGTGGATTATAGGAGCTAGTGTGCTAGCTTCAATGGGACTCGATTTTAGAACAGCACTTGGAGGCGCAGCCTCTGCGCTAGGAAATGTAGGGCCTGCCTTTGGAGGTCTAGGTCCAGTAGATAATTATGGATGGCTACCGCTTGCAGGAAAGTGGTGGATGGCATTTTTAATGCTCATAGGACGTTTAGAGTTATTTACAGTACTTATTTTACTAACCCCATTTTTCTGGAGAAATAGATAA
- a CDS encoding TrmH family RNA methyltransferase translates to MVSKNTIKRITSLGQKKYRQRERVFVAEGIKVVHELLNSDLELVELYAEDVSAFAKALQNKNQAIVEEVSTADLKKITFLKTTQKAVATFRMPEAAQLDRSGLTLLLDDVRDPGNLGTIIRLCDWFGIKQLVCSIGTVDCYNPKVVQATMGSLTRVDVIYTNLEEYLENDSRDVFGTFMDGTNIYKTSLPAAGVIVMGNEANGISQEIETVVSNRIAIPRFGDLQETESLNVATATAICLSEFKRG, encoded by the coding sequence GTGGTAAGCAAAAATACAATCAAACGAATAACGAGTTTAGGTCAAAAAAAGTACAGACAGCGTGAGCGCGTCTTTGTGGCCGAGGGAATTAAGGTGGTACATGAGCTGCTTAATTCGGATTTAGAGCTTGTAGAATTGTATGCAGAAGACGTTTCCGCTTTCGCGAAAGCGTTACAAAACAAAAATCAAGCGATAGTAGAGGAAGTAAGCACTGCAGACTTGAAGAAAATCACGTTCTTAAAAACTACACAAAAAGCAGTGGCGACTTTTAGAATGCCAGAAGCTGCACAGCTAGATAGATCTGGGCTTACATTATTGCTAGATGATGTGCGTGATCCTGGGAATCTAGGGACGATTATACGTTTGTGCGATTGGTTTGGGATTAAACAACTCGTGTGTTCTATAGGAACCGTAGATTGTTACAATCCTAAGGTGGTTCAAGCCACTATGGGTTCTCTGACGAGAGTAGATGTTATTTATACTAACCTAGAAGAATATCTTGAAAATGATAGTCGTGACGTCTTTGGAACCTTTATGGATGGCACAAATATTTATAAGACAAGTTTGCCTGCAGCAGGAGTTATTGTTATGGGGAATGAAGCAAACGGTATATCTCAAGAAATAGAGACCGTAGTGTCTAATCGTATTGCCATACCGAGGTTTGGAGACCTACAAGAAACAGAAAGTCTTAATGTTGCGACAGCAACTGCAATCTGCTTGAGCGAATTTAAAAGAGGGTAA
- a CDS encoding YpdA family putative bacillithiol disulfide reductase, whose product MLDKSSYDLVIIGAGPIGLACGIAAQKKGLNYIIVEKGVLVNSLYNFPENMTFFSTSELLEIGEVPFVSDRDKPTRKESLEYYRRVLETYKLNVSLYTAVEKMTPKDGGYEIVTGKGDVFTKAVIVSTGFYDIPRELNVPGAELPKVKYFYDSPHPYVDQHVVVIGAANSACDVALETYYKGAKVTMVVRGSEINSRTKYWIKPNIENRIKEGSINAHFNSEVVDITEREVTIKTPKGLVTIENDFVLAMIGYKPNYKLFENLNLPIGNDDFKTPIYNEETLETPLKNVFIAGVAAGGLKTSRFFIENTRVHAEMIMEHLVTKL is encoded by the coding sequence ATGTTAGATAAATCATCATACGATCTCGTCATCATAGGAGCGGGTCCTATAGGTCTTGCCTGTGGAATCGCGGCACAAAAAAAAGGACTCAATTATATCATAGTTGAAAAAGGAGTGCTGGTAAATTCTTTGTATAATTTTCCTGAAAACATGACTTTTTTTAGCACCTCTGAGCTTCTGGAAATAGGAGAGGTGCCCTTTGTGTCAGATCGTGATAAGCCAACCAGGAAAGAGTCTCTAGAGTATTACCGTAGAGTCTTAGAAACGTATAAGCTTAATGTGAGCTTATATACAGCTGTAGAAAAAATGACGCCAAAGGATGGTGGTTATGAAATCGTAACAGGCAAGGGTGATGTTTTTACAAAAGCGGTCATTGTTTCAACCGGTTTTTATGACATACCTAGAGAGCTCAATGTTCCAGGTGCAGAGCTGCCTAAAGTCAAGTACTTTTATGACAGTCCGCACCCATATGTAGATCAGCATGTGGTGGTAATAGGTGCTGCAAACTCCGCTTGCGATGTAGCTCTAGAAACCTATTATAAAGGGGCAAAGGTAACCATGGTAGTGCGTGGGTCAGAAATAAATAGCCGAACTAAATATTGGATCAAACCTAATATTGAGAACCGAATTAAGGAAGGTTCCATAAACGCGCACTTTAACTCAGAGGTCGTTGATATCACAGAGAGGGAAGTAACGATTAAGACTCCAAAAGGCTTAGTGACAATCGAGAATGATTTTGTGCTTGCTATGATAGGTTATAAACCTAACTACAAGCTTTTTGAGAATTTAAATCTACCAATAGGGAATGATGATTTTAAAACTCCTATTTATAATGAAGAAACCTTAGAGACACCGCTCAAAAACGTCTTTATTGCTGGTGTAGCTGCAGGAGGTCTTAAGACCAGTAGATTTTTTATAGAAAATACCCGAGTACACGCAGAGATGATTATGGAACATCTAGTGACTAAGCTTTAG